One region of Bubalus bubalis isolate 160015118507 breed Murrah chromosome 15, NDDB_SH_1, whole genome shotgun sequence genomic DNA includes:
- the LOC102395337 gene encoding ly-6/neurotoxin-like protein 1, whose translation MTPLLALFLVALVGLPVAQALDCHVCAYNGENCFNPMRCPAMVSYCMTTRTYYTPTRMKVSKSCVPSCFETVYDGYSKHASTTSCCQYDLCNGAGLATPATLALALILLATLWGLL comes from the exons ATGACGCCCCTGCTCGCCCTGTTCCTCGTGGCCCTGGTGGGCCTCCCTGTGG CTCAAGCTCTGGACTGCCATGTGTGCGCCTACAATGGGGAGAACTGCTTCAACCCCATGCGCTGCCCGGCCATGGTCTCCTACTGCATGACGACGCGTACTT ACTACACCCCGACCAGGATGAAGGTGAGCAAGTCCTGTGTGCCCAGCTGCTTTGAGACTGTGTACGACGGCTACTCCAAGCACGCATCCACTACTTCCTGCTGCCAGTATGACCTCTGTAATGGCGCTGGCCTTGCCACCCCCGCAACCCTGGCCCTGGCCCTTATACTCCTGGCCACCCTCTGGGGTCTGCTCTAA